One window of Fusarium keratoplasticum isolate Fu6.1 chromosome 2, whole genome shotgun sequence genomic DNA carries:
- a CDS encoding FAD-binding-3 domain-containing protein, which produces MADYRDLQVSIIGAGMGGLTAALAFAKKGFKQVHVYENAPALGFVGAGIQIAPNLIRVLDKLGVWGDSSLEKEATNVKEVYIYDGPSNNELARVPMEDIHQKYGYSHYAGHRASLAGNIFDAAKAQPNIHFHFGQTLQSVTSFGPEKVTFVIKSGDGVERVVETDVLIGADGIKSPVRESILSSLNLSAEVEETGTAAYRILVEREKMEPYPELLELIDSDAVRRWIGSKRHIIAYPIHNHTIYNIATAQPDVNFAGSINATWTNKGDKKAMKEVYSDFCPLVQKLLDLVPDGDVVEWRLRSHKPLDTWTLGSVALLGDACHPTLPHLSQGAAMAIEDAAVLAEAVSLVPGGGADRQELAKTLKVYELARKPRTSTLVELAALSARTLHLGEGKAKEERDRQFAAAKTKGAPVPDKWASPEIQKMIFEHECVGDIRERFQELHASLGQRADEAITARI; this is translated from the exons ATGGCTGACTACCGGGATCTTCAGGTGTCCATCATTGGCGCAG GAATGGGAGGACTCACGGCCGCTCTCGCATTTGCCAAGAAAGGGTTCAAACAAGTTCACGTCTACGAAAATGCACCCGCCCTGGGCTTTGTAGGCGCCGGCATCCAGATCGCCCCCAATCTGATCCgcgtcctcgacaagctAGGTGTCTGGGGGGACTCTTccctcgagaaggaggccacCAATGTCAAAGAGGTTTATATCTATGATGGCCCGTCAAATAACGAGTTGGCGCGCGTTCCCATGGAAGATATCCATCAGAAATACGGGTACTCGCATTACGCCGGCCATCGGGCTTCGCTGGCGGGCAATATCTTTGACGCCGCAAAGGCTCAACCCAACATTCATTTTCACTTTGGCCAGACGCTGCAAAGCGTCACATCTTTCGGGCCTGAAAAGGTCACTTTTGTCATCAAGAGcggtgatggtgtcgagcGTGTCGTTGAGACCGACGTCCTAATTGGCGCCGACGGCATCAAGTCCCCAGTCCGAGAGTCGATACTGAGCTCTCTAAACCTTTctgccgaggttgaggagaccGGTACAGCGGCCTACCGCATCCTTGTCGAACGCGAAAAGATGGAGCCTTATCCTGAGCTACTGGAGTTGATCGACAGCGACGCCGTTCGCCGCTGGATAGGATCTAAGCGGCACATCATTGCTTACCCGATTCACAACCACACGATATACAACATCGCCACGGCCCAACCTGACGTCAACTTTGCAGGTTCCATCAACGCGACCTGGACGAACAAGGGTGACAAAAAGGCCATGAAAGAAGTTTACTCTGACTTTTGCCCCTTGGTGCagaagctccttgacctcgtcccCGACGGAGACGTCGTGGAGTGGCGGTTACGTAGCCACAAGCCCCTGGATACATGGACCCTCGGTAGCGTGGCATTGCTAGGAGACGCTTGCCACCCAACCCTCCCTCATCTGTCCCAGGgagctgccatggccatcgaggatgccGCAGTCCTAGCCGAGGCCGTGTCCCTAGTTCCAGGCGGAGGAGCAGATCGTCAAGAGCTCGCAAAGACCCTCAAAGTGTACGAGCTTGCCAGAAAACCTCGAACATCTACTCTGGTAGAACTTGCTGCTTTGTCAGCCCGGACACTGCATCTAGGCGAGGGCAaagccaaggaggagcgGGATCGACAATTCGCAgcggccaagaccaaggggGCGCCGGTGCCGGATAAGTGGGCGAGCCCGGAGATTCAGAAGATGATCTTTGAGCACGAATGTGTTGGAGATATCCGAGAACGGTTTCAGGAGCTGCATGCATCGCTGGGGCAGAGGGCTGATGAGGCTATTACTGCGAGAATCTGA
- a CDS encoding BTB domain-containing protein, translating to MATTREVEQLPTEGLCATSNYAALHSLLSSGDYSDMTIRCRGREFKTHRAVEGASGTVDLPDDDPEIVHYFLEFLYTGTYSIYDSNHDIIVEAAEATNKHILERLSRRPAQPKLGRSRFRQLNAGQSRWSPYAFKASLVQTENDNEMKREWMMKQSVQIYALADKYGVAALRLLARDRFFEAGKDFLTGATGWDSASWEETAFFSEIVKMIYDNTFSEQDPLRQALYMIVGMKTGDDVMKERMRTEMMLKAELALTKSRMPTHSWAPSSTGNEHRDEEDDGIDAFCATSIHASLSKLLHSEKFSDMTIRCGGREFKAHRAIVCTQSSFFDRALSSNFKEAASRVVELPDDDPDVLERFLEFMYKGTYSDNVNHTWGKPSIVAMMSPEEVQENLNDTPGVPEDFLAGDERPSTPCPGPLNSNQVGPTGADSENDLDYEPPSPTSTRSNSNSEPEEEYNEYYGDSTSNSEQEPEHSPEKPSLGTMSVMKLSELVALDKEEAMQRLVKIRNDMALPLRLYIMADKYDVPALRLLARDRFYRAVELEWEHAESFPDIVDELYLGTPQTDTAMREIVCRIVGSRILNDRVREKMRPIMEKHGDFAVGVMEYAIHSGRVR from the exons ATGGCAACGACGCGGGAGGTCGAGCAGCTGCCCACGGAGGGCCTTTGTGCTACCTCGAACTATGCAGCGCTGCATAGCCTTCTTTCCAGTGGAGATTACTCCGACATGACCATTCGATGCAGAGGCCGCGAGTTCAAGACCCACCGGGCCGTC GAGGGCGCCTCCGGGACCGTCGACCTCCCAGACGATGACCCTGAGATCGTTCATTACTTCCTCGAGTTCCTTTACACTGGCACTTACAGCATCTATGATTCGAATCACGACATAATTGTGGAAGCTGCCGAGGCAACCAACAAACATATCCTCGAGAGACTGAGCCGTCGGCCTGCGCAGCCCAAGCTAGGGCGTAGTCGCTTTCGGCAACTGAACGCAGGCCAATCCAGATGGAGCCCATACGCCTTCAAGGCTTCGCTAGTGCAGACCGAAAACGATAATGAAATGAAGAGAGAGTGGATGATGAAGCAATCTGTTCAGATCTACGCGTTGGCTGACAAGTACGGCGTTGCGGCCCTGAGGCTCCTGGCTCGGGATCGATTCTTCGAGGCCGGAAAGGATTTCTTGACGGGTGCAACAGGATGGGACTCGGCATCATGGGAAGagacggccttcttctcggagATTGTGAAGATGATTTACGACAACACTTTCTCGGAACAAGACCCATTACGACAAGCACTCTACATGATCGTCGGCATGAAGACCGGGGACGACgtgatgaaggagaggatgCGAACGGAAATGATGCTCAAGGCGGAGTTGGCA CTGACCAAATCGAGAATGCCGACTCACTCATGGGCTCCCTCGTCCACCGGAAACGAGCATCGGGACGAAGAGGACGACGGGATAGACGCGTTCTGCGCCACGTCGATTCACGCGTCCCTGTCAAAGCTGCTGCACAGCGAAAAGTTTTCCGACATGACGATTCGCTGCGGTGGGCGTGAGTTCAAGGCCCACCGTGCCATCGTCTGCACCCAGTCCTCGTTCTTTGACCGGGCCTTGAGCAGTAACTTCAAG GAAGCTGCTTCTCGCGTTGTTGAGCTGCCTGATGACGACCCGGACGTCCTTGAGCGCTTTCTTGAGTTCATGTACAAAGGCACGTACTCGGATAATGTGAACCACACGTGGGGAAAGCCGTCCATCGTCGCCATGATGAGCCCTGAAGAGGTTCAGGAGAACCTGAACGACACACCTGGTGTGCCTGAAGATTTCTTAGCAGGTGACGAACGCCCGTCAACTCCCTGTCCTGGACCGTTGAATTCTAATCAAGTTGGACCTACCGGAGCCGACTCTGAGAATGATTTGGATTACGAACCACCCAGTCCCACATCCACAAggtccaactccaactcgGAGCCCGAGGAAGAATACAACGAGTACTATGGCGATAGCACTTCCAATAGCGAGCAAGAACCGGAACACTCCCCTGAAAAGCCAAGCCTCGGTACCATGTCCGTCATGAAGCTGTCTGAGCTGGTGGCACTAGACAAAGAGGAGGCGATGCAGAGATTGGTCAAGATCCGCAACGACATGGCACTCCCCCTTCGCTTATACATCATGGCGGACAAATACGACGTACCTGCCCTCCGTCTATTGGCGAGGGATCGATTCTACCGGGCCGTCGAGCTCGAGTGGGAGCATGCGGAATCCTTTCCGGACATTGTGGACGAACTCTACCTCGGCACGCCGCAGACCGACACGGCCATGAGGGAGATTGTGTGTCGAATCGTTGGGAGCAGGATCCTGAACGACAGGGTCAGGGAGAAGATGAGGCCCATCATGGAGAAGCACGGTGACTTTGCCGTCGGGGTTATGGAGTATGCCATCCACTCTGGTAGGGTTCGATAG
- a CDS encoding Fe-ADH domain-containing protein → MSFEFGTEAFRPAFDDRETPKISYGLRFPEACLRHCRDTFSSSRVYIICSKSLSQATDALDRLTAALGNRVAGVRIGISPHTPIAQVLEVVEDARDRDIDCLVTLGAGSLTDAAKLVRLALANSATTEEDMNTLWGTTESNPALRKDIAKPTIPLIHIPTSLSGGEYQAIAGGTESQGHAKRTFHCEKVDPELVIQDPELCLTTPAWVWLSTGIRSVDHCVETLCSLLSNEKGDTWAKRGLPKLISGLLESKANPKSLQARHLCQLGVIEAMCAVSSGVPLGASHAIGHQLGPLGVGHGETSCILLPAVCKFNLKYKANVDRQAMVKDLLLGQAEVKQLLESKGLDGKEPDLGDVLAAVISALEMPRSLEEVGIGRESLDTLARNSLEDIWIRTNAVPITEESQVREILDMCARKQ, encoded by the coding sequence atgtctttcGAATTCGGTACCGAAGCGTTTCGTCCTGCCTTTGACGATCGAGAAACGCCCAAGATCTCGTATGGTCTGCGGTTCCCGGAAGCCTGCTTGCGGCACTGTAGAGAcaccttctccagctcccgGGTTTACATCATCTGCTCCAAGTCGCTGTCGCAAGCAACGGATGCACTCGACCGTCTCACCGCTGCACTCGGCAACCGAGTTGCGGGAGTGAGGATCGGTATCAGCCCCCACACGCCGATAGCCCAGGTCCtggaggtggttgaagatgcccGCGATCGCGACATTGACTGCCTGGTGACCCTCGGCGCTGGCAGTCTTACAGATGCTGCCAAACTGGTGCGTTTGGCTTTGGCCAACTCTGCTACCACAGAGGAGGATATGAATACTCTCTGGGGCACGACAGAGAGCAATCCAGCGCTGCGAAAGGACATTGCCAAACCGACCATTCCTCTCATTCATATCCCGACCTCGCTCTCCGGGGGCGAGTATCAGGCCATCGCCGGCGGAACAGAGTCCCAAGGCCACGCCAAGAGGACCTTTCACTGCGAAAAAGTCGACCCCGAGCTCGTCATCCAGGATCCAGAGCTCTGCCTCACCACGCCCGCCTGGGTATGGCTCAGCACCGGCATCCGATCAGTGGACCATTGTGTAGAGACGCTCTGCTCGCTTCTATCAAACGAAAAGGGCGACACTTGGGCTAAGAGAGGTCTTCCAAAACTGATCTCGGGGTTGTTGGAGAGCAAGGCAAACCCGAAATCGCTGCAAGCCCGCCATCTCTGTCAACTTGGTGTCATCGAAGCCATGTGCGCTGTGTCGAGCGGTGTCCCTCTTGGAGCCAGTCATGCAATCGGACATCAACTTGGACCTCTCGgcgtcggccatggcgagacGAGCTGCATTCTGCTACCGGCCGTGTGCAAGTTCAACCTAAAGTACAAGGCAAACGTCGACCGGCaggccatggtcaaggatTTGCTGCTGGGACAGGCGGAGGTCAAGCAGCTACTAGAGTCAAAGGGACTTGATGGAAAAGAGCCAGACCTCGGTGATGTCTTGGCGGCTGTGATTTCGGCACTCGAGATGCCCCGGTCGCTTGAAGAGGTGGGCATCGGTCGAGAGAGCCTCGATACACTTGCGCGAAATAGTCTGGAGGACATATGGATACGGACAAACGCCGTGCCAATCACGGAGGAATCCCAGGTCAGAGAGATTTTAGACATGTGTGCCAGGAAGCAGTAG
- a CDS encoding Homoaconitase, mitochondrial codes for MFPIDETLKRWLRYKATEAAMCEDRTTRERITHEKIDELYADPVQADPGAHYAKKLYLDLSSLSPYISGPNSVKVLTPLSELEPKNIKVDKAYIVSCTNSRSSDLKAAAKVFQDAAEVNGGKTPKTADHVKLYIAAASINEQKIAEDEGSWQTLLDAGAIPLPAACGPCIGLGTGLLEDGEVGISASNRNFKGRMGSRLAHAYLSSPEVVAASALSGRLSGTGVYKAPENFNGVQFGYGTGLPASPLSQLDSAVEQLESFIDRVEASVPKDDDNDAKATTRILPGFPEKITSELLFCDADNLDMSFPISVYEPWILSISFFRLITSMLENVNTYQDEITKEGMAKVCMENYDPEFRSIAKPNDILVSGGIFGCGSSREQAATAILANQIPLVVVSWTLTWDVARSVVEVQEGEGGERWEEKVGQFPENLQEIIAKGGLTDWTKHDIAKAEA; via the exons ATG TTCCCGATTGATGAGACCCTGAAGCGTTGGCTACGATACAAGGCCACAGAGGCGGCAATGTGCGAGGACCGAACGACCCGGGAGCGAATCACACACGAAAAGATCGACGAGCTGTATGCCGACCCCGTGCAAGCTGATCCTGGAGCCCATTACGCCAAGAAGCTTTACCTTGACCTCTCCAGCCTCTCACCTTACATCTCGGGACCCAACTCTGTCAAGGTCTTGACCCCGCTGAGCGAGCTTGAGCCGAAGAACATCAAGGTTGATAAAGCTTATATCGTAAGCTGCACCAACTCACGAAGCTCAGATCTCAAGGCTGCCGCCAAGGTTTTCCAggatgccgccgaggtcAACGGCGGCAAGACTCCGAAGACCGCGGACCATGTCAAGCTGTACATTGCGGCAGCTTCGATCAATGAGCAGAAGATCGCCGAAGACGAGGGTAGCTGGCAGACACTACTTGACGCCGGGGCGATTCCTCTCCCTGCTGCTTGCGGACCTTGTATCGGTTTGGGAACTGGCCTGCTGGAGGATGGTGAGGTTGGAATCTCTGCCTCGAACCGCAATTTCAAGGGCCGGATGGGCTCAAGAC TTGCTCATGCCTACCTTTCTAGCCCCGAGGTTGTGGCTGCTAGCGCTCTAAGCGGCAGGCTCTCGGGCACTGGTGTATACAAGGCCCCTGAGAACTTCAACGGCGTGCAGTTCGGTTATGGTACTGGCTTGCCGGCCTCCCCTTTGAGTCAGCTCGACAGTGCTGTTGAACAGCTCGAGTCTTTCATCGACCGGGTGGAGGCTTCTGTCcccaaggacgacgacaacgatgCAAAGGCAACCACTCGAATTCTTCCAGGTTTTCCGGAGAAGATCACGAGTGAGCTTTTGTTCTGTGATGCCGATAACCTTGATATGAGTTTTCCAATTTCAGTGTATGAACCTTGGATACTAAGCATTTCTTTCTTTAGACTGATAACATCTATGCTGGAAAATGTGA ACACATATCAGGATGAAATTACGAAAGAGGGCATGGCGAAGGTGTGCATGGAGAATTATGACCCCGAATTTAGGTCCATCGCCAAGCCCAACGACATCCTCGTCTCGGGAGGCATCTTTGGCTGCGGCTCATCAAGAGAGCAAGCAGCAACGGCCATCCTGGCCAACCAGATCccgctcgtcgtcgtca GCTGGACTCTGACATGGGACGTCGCTCGGAGCGTCGTCGAGGTgcaggagggcgagggcggaGAGCGctgggaggagaaggtgggACAATTCCCAGAGAACCTGCAAGAGATCATTGCCAAGGGAGGGTTGACGGACTGGACCAAGCACGACATTGCAAAGGCCGAGGCATAA
- a CDS encoding Acetyl-CoA C-acetyltransferase, translated as MSAAAQRLEKLSQQLETSDQRAKHALLEAKPSDVVITVAVRTALTKARKGYLKDTPLEGLLQPLLKNVREKAGFDPSLVEEIVVGNVLHKDAPFVTRASAIAAGYPATTAISTVSRWCSSGLLAVESVANKIAAGGIDIGLAVGAESMSINPDNGSPDYPEEFEKNETIKDIKMPMPWTSENVARDFGVTREKQDEYAAASSQKAERAQKSGLSSQEIVPIKTTWKDPKTGESCTVVVDKDDGTRYGTTKEGLSKIRSAFPQWPPATTTGGNASQITDGAAAVLLMRRDVAERLGVPILGKFVKSTVVGLDPRIMGIGPALAIPKLLGKVGISKDDVDVFEINEAFASMLVYCVEHLKLDPSRVNPRGGAIAIGHPLGCTGARQIVTALAELKQTGARIAVTSMCIGSGMGMASLIVSEQ; from the exons ATGTCCGCTGCCGCCCAGAGACTAGAGAAGCTGTCGCAGCAGCTTGAGACCTCGGATCAACGAGCCAAGCATGCCCTGCTAGAAGCAAAGCCGAGCGATGTG GTCATCACCGTCGCTGTGCGCACTGCCCTGACCAAAGCCCGCAAGGGCTACTTGAAGGATACGCCTCTGGAGGGCCtccttcagcctcttctcaAG AACGTCCGGGAGAAGGCTGGCTTTGACCCAAGTCTCGTCGAAGAGATAGTCGTCGGCAATGTCCTCCACAAAGACGCTCCCTTCGTGACAAGGGCATCAGCCATCGCCGCAGGTTACccagccacaacagcaatTTCAACAGTTAGTCGTTGGTGCTCCTCCGGCCTCTTGGCCGTGGAATCAGTGGCGAACAAGATCGCCGCTGGTGGCATCGATATTGGTCTGGCCGTGGGAGCCGAGAGCATGAGTATCAACCCCGACAACGGATCACCTGATTACCCggaggagtttgagaagAACGAAACGATAAAGGATATCAAGATGCCAATGCCATGGACCTCCGAGAACGTCGCTCGCGATTTTGGCGTCACGCGAGAGAAGCAGGATGAATACGCAGCAGCTTCGTCGCAGAAGGCCGAGCGCGCTCAAAAGTCTGGCCTCTCATCGCAAGAAATTGTACCCATCAAAACTACATGGAAAGACCCCAAGACAGGCGAGTCATGCACCGTCGTCGTGGATAAGGATGACGGAACTCGCTATGGAACGACCAAGGAAGGACTCTCCAAGATTCGATCCGCATTCCCCCAGTGGCCTCCCGCTACCACGACAGGTGGAAATGCTTCTCAGATCACCGATGGTGCGGCCGCGGTCCTTTTGATGCGCCGTGATGTTGCAGAGCGGTTGGGAGTGCCTATCCTAGGCAAGTTTGTGAAGTCGACCGTCGTTGGACTCGACCCTCGCATCATGGGTATCGGTCCTGCTCTTGCAATTCCCAAGCTGTTGGGAAAAGTTGGCATCTCTAaggatgatgttgacgtTTTTGAAATCAACGAGGCGTTTGCATCCATG CTCGTCTACTGTGTAGAACACTTGAAACTGGATCCCAGCCGCGTCAATccgcgaggaggagcaaT TGCCATCGGCCACCCCCTCGGTTGCACAGGGGCGCGACAGATCGTCACAGCTCTGGCTGAGCTTAAACAGACGGGTGCCAGGATTGCTGTGACCTCCATGTGCATCGGTTCA GGTATGGGAATGGCTAGTCTGATTGTCTCGGAGCAGTAA
- a CDS encoding Acetyl-CoA C-acetyltransferase gives MTKSPNDVVVLSAIRSPITRSFKGGFKDAWPEDILGPIMAEAPRRANIEAKDVQDVLIGNVLAELGFAKTGRMALLNAGFPVTTTFHTVNRQCSSSLQAVTHLAHSIWADQIDVAMAGGVESMSKNYQTRGVPADVGPSLRGTAIKSAADCLMPMGITSENVASRYKISRQMQDDFALLSHSRANQAHSAGHFDSEIVPVEYTFVDGEVESRVRVEADDTIRAGVTLEKLAKLKPAFIKTGGSTAGNSSQICDGASAAILARRSWAEARGLKPLARFLGTQVAGCEPDEMGMGPLYAIPRLYKHAGIEQKDVNIFELNEAFASQTLACIHGLGLDIDRVNPNGGAIAIGHPTGATGTRQLATLLAELARQDKEVGVISMCASTGLGVASAFIREE, from the exons ATGACCAAGTCGCCCAACGACGTCGTCGTCCTGTCAGCCATTCGCAGCCCCATCACTCGCTCGTTCAAAGGCGGATTCAAAGATGCCTGGCCAGAGGACATCTTGGGACCG ATCATGGCGGAAGCCCCAAGGCGAGCCAACATCGAAGCCAAGGACGTCCAAGATGTCCTCATAGGCAACGTCCTCGCTGAGCTAGGCTTCGCAAAGACTGGGCGGATGGCCCTTCTCAACGCTGGCTTCCCAGTGACAACCACGTTTCACACCGTCAATCGCCAATGCTCGAGCAGCTTACAGGCCGTCACCCATCTGGCGCACTCAATCTGGGCTGATCAAATCGACGTGGCCATGGCCGGCGGCGTTGAGAGCATGTCCAAGAACTACCAGACCCGCGGTGTACCCGCCGACGTGGGGCCAAGCCTCCGAGGCACTGCTATCAAGTCGGCGGCCGACTGTCTGATGCCCATGGGCATCACCTCGGAGAACGTGGCAAGTCGGTACAAGATTAGCCGCCAGATGCAGGATGACTTTGCTCTGCTCAGTCATAGTAGGGCAAATCAGGCACACTCTGCCGGCCACTTTGATAGTGAGATTGTGCCCGTCGAGTATACTTTCGTAGATGGAGAGGTCGAAAGCCGCGTTCGAGTCGAAGCAGATGACACTATTCGGGCTGGTGTCACactggagaagctggcaaAGCTGAAGCCAGCCTTTATCAAGACGGGCGGCAGCACAGCAGGGAATTC ATCTCAGATATGCGATGGAGCATCAGCGGCCATCCTGGCCCGTCGATCTTGGGCCGAAGCCCGCGGTCTAAAGCCCCTTGCAAGGTTCCTGGGCACCCAAGTAGCAGGCTGCGAACCCGACGAGATGGGAATGGGCCCCTTGTATGCGATCCCAAGGCTCTACAAGCATGCTGGGATTGAGCAAAAGGATGTCAACATCTTTGAGCTGAACGAAGCTTTCGCCAGCCAGACATTGGCTTGCATCCACGGgctcggcctcgacatcGACAGGGTCAATCCCAACGGCGGTGCCATTGCCATCGGTCACCCTACAGGAGCTACTGGGACGAGGCAGCTGGCCACGCTTCTCGCTGAGCTTGCTCGCCAGGACAAGGAGGTCGGGGTTATCAGCATGTGTGCTAG CACCGGTCTTGGCGTGGCCTCTGCTTTCATTAGAGAAGAGTGA
- a CDS encoding Acetyl-CoA C-acetyltransferase: protein MRDSTTHEDASAVGKPSLDAVEDITELEPVTLDSETNKRIVRKIDWKLMPILCITYALQYYDKAVISQAAIFGLRSDLGLESGLRYSWVMLIFFFGHMVGMYPCSLLAQRFRPRRVCSTLNIIWAMIVLTTPACKSYSGILANRFFLGLVESGISPILMLVVGLWYTHEEQQLRSSWWYSFSGGSLLVSPLVNFGLAHITGGGLAPWQYMFLVAGAVTLAWGVSLIWIFPETPQEAKGWTPEEKRLLLERSRRDNSGTENTRFKGYQVREALLDYQLWCLAAIGLLSNTGAAALTTFASIMFSGMGFSPRVSLLLNIPLGAMAFLSVLGAGYLGTTRLGRLRTSALACLPVILGCSLVWKLPSSKPAGRIFGLYLISFFSGCWLQAISLGTSNVAGYSKKGAYAAGIWIGYCFGNIIGPLLFDAKYAPRYDESFTGVLICFATLCVISLGLRFLLARRNAGRDAKYGAPEFQHGLDDITDKENKSFRWTL from the exons ATGAGAGACTCTACTACCCACGAAGATGCTTCGGCGGTTGGAAAACCTTCGCTCGATGCCGTGGAGGACATCACCGAACTTGAACCCGTCACGCTTGATAGCGAGACTAACAAGCGCATTGTCCGCAAGATCGACTGGAAGCTGATGCCCATT CTCTGCATCACTTATGCCCTCCAATACTATGATAAAGCCGTCATCTCACAGGCTGCCATCTTCGGCTTGCGTTCCGATCTCGGGTTGGAGTCTGGCCTACGCTATTCCTGGGTTATGCTCATCTTCTTTTTCGGCCACATGGTGGGCATGTATCCCTGCTCGTTGCTCGCCCAGCGTTTCCGTCCTCGGCGAGTCTGTAGCACGCTCAACATCATTTGGGCCATGATCGTGCTCACAACCCCCGCGTGCAAATCATACTCTGGAATCCTCGCCaaccgcttcttcctcggcctAGTCGAGAGCGGCATCAGTCCCATCTTGatgttggttgttggacTCTGGTATACACACGAGGAGCAGCAGTTGCGTAGCTCGTGGTGGTATTCCTTCAGCGGCGGGAGTCTGCTGGTCAGCCCCTTGGTCAACTTTGGCCTCGCTCACATCACGGGAGGCGGTTTGGCACCTTGGCAGTACATGTTTCTGGTCGCTGGTGCTGTGACCCTCGCGTGGGGAGTGTCGCTCATCTGGATCTTCCCAGAGACGCcccaagaggccaagggGTGGACCCCGGAGGAGAAGAGACTGCTCCTGGAGCGGAGTCGACGTGATAACTCGGGCACAGAAAACACCCGCTTCAAGGGCTATCAAGTGCGAGAAGCCCTCTTGGACTATCAGCTCTGGTGTCTCGCCGCCATCGGGTTGCTTTCCAACACAGGAGCCGCTGCCCTGACCACGTTTGCGTCCATCATGTTTTCCGGCATGGGCTTCTCCCCACGTGTTTCTCTTTTGCTTAACATTCCTCTCGGTGCCATGGCCTTCCTCTCTGTTCTTGGTGCAGGCTATCTTGGGACGACGCGGTTAGGAAGACTACGCACCTCGGCTCTCGCCTGTCTGCCTGTGATTCTGGGATGTAGTTTGGT GTGGAAGCTCCCGTCATCCAAGCCGGCGGGACGTATCTTCGGCCTTTacctcatctccttcttctccggTTGCTGGCTACAGGCCATCTCACTGGGCACATCAAACGTGGCAGGATACTCCAAGAAGGGAGCCTACGCGGCAGGCATCTGGATTGGGTACTGCTTTGGCAACATTATCGGGCCATTGCTTTTCGACGC GAAATACGCGCCACGATATGATGAGAGCTTCACTGGCGTGCTCATCTGCTTCGCCACCCTTTGTGTTATATCACTTGGACTGAGGTTCCTCCTTGCGAGGCGGAACGCGGGTCGCGATGCCAAGTACGGTGCGCCCGAGTTCCAACATGGTCTGGACGACATCAcggacaaggagaacaagtCATTCCGATGGACACTGTGA